From the genome of Drosophila melanogaster chromosome 2L, one region includes:
- the CG7778 gene encoding uncharacterized protein, isoform B has product MFPKSHIVLASSLLLLIALPVIRADLMCYVCDNCAQLPKDAPLLACNEDFFNPGGSTEASTVTTTEASTTTTQETTTTPETTTLIVTSVQTDSPTTESTTTTVETTTSDPTTESTQSTESTEAPIPTPGTAGPVETTTGVPTPPAEDLSAMSVALNTTRLVPVNKDEGTTTPTSSLAIRQRRAVIDTDYTYHCYSVQVSVNGTMSTDRGCSRVSTMEGVCEQLKIQNKNTELANCNPCSMNACNGSSALQSSILATLLLAIVAFALQRN; this is encoded by the exons ATGTTCCCCAAAAGTCACATCGTTTTGGCCAGCTCTTTGCTGTTGTTAATCGCCCTGCCag TAATTCGCGCCGATCTCATGTGCTATGTGTGCGATAATTGTGCCCAGCTACCGAAGGATGCACCCCTGCTGGCGTGCAATGAGGATTTCTTTAATCCCGGCGGCAGCACAGAAGCCTCCACGGTGACCACCACCGAAGCGAGCACCACTACGACGCAGGAGACTACAACAACACCGGAAACAACCACTTTGATTGTGACAAGTGTCCAAACGGATTCACCCACAACGGAGTCCACGACGACGACAGTGGAAACCACCACCAGCGATCCGACCACCGAGAGCACCCAGAGCACTGAAAGCACCGAGGCTCCGATACCCACGCCGGGAACCGCCGGACCCGTCGAAACGACCACCGGAGTGCCCACGCCACCCGCTGAGGATCTGTCCGCCATGTCGGTGGCCTTGAACACCACCCGTTTGGTGCCAGTGAATAAGGACGAGGGGACCACAACGCCCACGTCATCGCTGGCAATCAGGCAACGCAGGGCGGTGATCGATACCGACTACACCTACCACTGCTATTCCGTTCAGGTTTCAG TGAATGGCACAATGTCGACGGATCGCGGCTGCTCCCGGGTGAGCACCATGGAAGGTGTTTGCGAGCAGCTAAAGATTCAGAACAAAAACACGGAGCTGGCCAACTGCAATCCGTGCAGTATGAACGCCTGTAACGGCAGCTCGGCGCTCCAGAGCTCCATTCTGGCCACCCTGCTCCTGGCCATCGTGGCATTCGCCCTGCAGCGCAACTAG
- the Mur29B gene encoding mucin related 29B, whose product MRVITVNLLLMAICACSTLWPANALQCYSCVGNECHVETVPTVTCTLDDVSAAFGLDTNAAFNPFKRSLLSVMPRAADDDSTTGSTTIEDSSTTASASTTDSSTASSTTIGESSSSSLGSSTSDSSTSDSTTDSSTASSTTIGDSSSSSLGSSTSDSSTSDSTTDSSTASSTTIGDSSTSSLGSSTSDSSTSDSTTDSSTASSTTIGDSSTSSLGSSTSDSSTSDSTTDSSTASSTTIGDSSTSSLGSSTSDSSNSDSTTDSSTVSSTTIGDSSSSSLGSSTSDSSTSDSTTDSSTASSTTIGDSSSSSLGSSTSDSSTSDSTTDSSTASSTTIGDSSTSSLGSSTSDSSTSDSTTDSSTASSTTIGDSSSSSLGSSTSDSSTYDSTTDSSTASSTTIGDSSSSSLGSSTSDSSTSDSTTDSSTASSTTIGDSSSSSLGSSTTDSSTVSSTTNAGSTASSTTSSPSISTSTSSPTNYKIAACYSIYKDGELNRGCVKVPEKHSGCQAVRNELGITEDSADQCDICLTNLCNGSTSLKVSLGAMILLLAMGLKNVL is encoded by the exons ATGCGTGTGATCACAGTCAACCTTTTGCTGATGGCAATTTGTGCTTGCTCAACTCTTTGGCCAG CGAATGCCCTGCAATGCTACAGTTGCGTTGGAAACGAGTGCCATGTGGAAACGGTTCCGACGGTTACTTGCACTCTAGATGATGTCTCTGCCGCTTTTGGCTTGGATACGAACGCCGCCTTCAATCCGTTCAAGCGGTCTCTTCTTTCCGTGATGCCACGAGCTGCAGACGAT GACTCAACAACGGGATCCACTACAATTGAGGATTCTTCAACAACCGCTTCAGCTTCTACAACAGATTCATCAACAGCTTCATCCACCACAATTGGAGAATCTAGCAGCAGCTCTTTGGGTTCTTCCACGTCAGATTCCTCAACCTCCGATTCTACAACAGATTCGTCGACTGCTTCCTCCACCACAATTGGAGATTCTAGCAGCAGCTCTTTGGGTTCTTCCACATCAGATTCATCAACCTCCGATTCTACAACAGATTCGTCGACTGCTTCCTCCACCACAATTGGAGATTCTAGCACCAGCTCTTTGGGCTCTTCCACGTCAGATTCCTCAACCTCCGATTCTACAACAGATTCGTCGACTGCTTCCTCCACCACAATTGGAGATTCTAGCACCAGCTCTCTGGGTTCTTCCACGTCAGATTCCTCAACCTCCGATTCTACAACAGATTCGTCGACTGCTTCCTCCACCACAATTGGAGATTCTAGCACCAGCTCTTTGGGCTCTTCTACGTCAGATTCCTCAAACTCCGATTCTACAACAGATTCGTCGACTGTTTCCTCCACCACAATTGGAGATTCTAGCAGCAGCTCTTTGGGTTCTTCCACGTCAGATTCTTCAACCTCCGATTCTACAACAGATTCGTCGACTGCTTCCTCCACCACAATTGGAGATTCTAGCAGCAGCTCTTTGGGTTCTTCCACATCAGATTCCTCAACCTCCGATTCTACAACAGATTCGTCGACTGCTTCCTCCACCACAATTGGAGATTCTAGCACCAGCTCTTTGGGCTCTTCTACGTCAGATTCCTCAACTTCAGATTCTACAACAGATTCGTCGACTGCTTCCTCCACCACAATTGGAGATTCTAGCAGCAGCTCTTTGGGTTCTTCCACGTCAGATTCTTCAACCTACGATTCTACAACAGATTCGTCGACTGCTTCCTCCACCACAATTGGAGATTCTAGCAGCAGCTCTTTGGGTTCTTCCACGTCAGATTCTTCAACCTCCGATTCTACAACAGATTCGTCGACTGCTTCCTCCACCACAATTGGAGATTCTAGCAGCAGCTCATTGGGTTCCTCAACGACAGATTCTTCGACTGTTTCCTCCACCACAAATGCAGGTTCAACCGCCAGTTCTACAACTTCTTCGCCATCCATAAGCACTTCAACTTCTTCCCCAACAAATTACAAGATTGCGGCCTGTTACAGCATCTACAAGGACGGAG AGTTAAACCGTGGTTGTGTTAAGGTGCCCGAGAAACATTCCGGCTGCCAGGCTGTTCGAAATGAGCTTGGCATAACAGAAGACTCTGCCGATCAGTGCGATATCTGTTTGACGAATCTATGCAATGGAAGCACTAGCCTGAAGGTTTCACTTGGCGCCATGATTCTTCTCTTGGCGATGGGACTTAAAAACGTGCTGTAG